The following coding sequences are from one Humulus lupulus chromosome X, drHumLupu1.1, whole genome shotgun sequence window:
- the LOC133803361 gene encoding uncharacterized protein LOC133803361 has translation MGACFSISSATTSSTASGSAHFNYSNNAKVVSINGDLRQYPAPALVAQVLDAEAASSSSSDLFICNSDALYFDQHIPALELHDSLHPNHIYFVLHSSKREHPLSASDMAALAFKATQALDLDKKESSSSSSYSAKRRRKYSRITHHDGDDRVVEHEMKMKKNHQEYDATAAIQFDQDYYLTIAPSKKKKGSGGGGGSGGTTPLGISRTGSVRRLQRLTSKRTKMAVRSFRLKLTTIYEGTILI, from the coding sequence ATGGGCGCTTGCTTCTCAATCTCCTCCGCAACAACTTCATCAACTGCCTCCGGATCAGCTCATTTCAACTACAGCAACAACGCCAAAGTCGTCTCCATCAATGGCGATCTCCGCCAATACCCTGCGCCGGCTCTCGTCGCCCAAGTCCTTGATGCTGAAGCCGCTTCCTCTTCTTCCTCCGATCTGTTCATCTGTAACTCCGACGCTCTGTACTTCGATCAACACATTCCGGCCTTGGAATTGCACGACAGTCTCCACCCCAACCACATCTACTTCGTTCTCCACTCCTCGAAAAGAGAACACCCGCTCTCCGCCTCAGACATGGCCGCTCTCGCTTTCAAAGCCACTCAAGCACTAGATCTCGACAAGAAAGAATCATCGTCTTCGTCCTCATACTCAGCCAAGCGCCGCCGTAAGTATTCTCGCATCACGCATCACGATGGTGATGATCGAGTGGTGGAGCATgaaatgaagatgaagaagaatcATCAAGAATACGATGCGACGGCGGCGATCCAATTCGATCAGGACTATTACTTGACCATAGCGCCTTCGAAGAAGAAGAAAGGTAGTGGCGGCGGCGGCGGCAGTGGTGGTACGACGCCGTTGGGGATATCTAGAACTGGATCTGTGAGGAGGTTGCAGAGATTGACTTCTAAAAGAACGAAGATGGCTGTTCGTTCTTTTAGGCTCAAACTCACAACAATCTATGAAGGTACAATCCTAATTTAG
- the LOC133804218 gene encoding uncharacterized protein LOC133804218 has translation MAPKKIRFNHIGTYKNGHRYSYEDLLSNRRKRSSLITATEGFYVGRWRGHQYLQPSKYQLLRYPLQDRRVLPAANLALTYLGGGGGDSVQFWVQEPIGLKSLVRVNATATPMSRTYFLTLEGTDFNFYEAEVLVVFKGKMCRDPQNMIVKFVRPAIYYPEIDQELLREYDAPDELAYESSESDVEPDPSYFEAPKPVPPEREPTDDDDDDFTDASDEEGERDKDDDDDA, from the exons ATGGCGCCGAAGAAGATCCGGTTTAATCATATTGGTACATATAAGAATGGTCACCGGTATTCTTATG AGGACCTTCTAAGTAATCGCAGGAAACGTTCAAGTTTAATTACCGCTACagag GGATTTTATGTGGGTAGATGGAGAGGTCATCAGTATTTGCAGCCAAGTAAATATCAATTGTTACGCTATCCATTGCAAGATAGGAGGGTGTTGCCGGCAGCTAATCTTGCACTGACTTAtctaggaggaggaggaggagacaGTGTGCAGTTTTGGGTGCAGGAACCTATCGGGCTGAAGTCACTTGTGCGAGTGAATGCAACGGCTACACCCATGTCCCGCACGTATTTCCTGACATTAGAGGGCACAGACTTCAACTTCTATGAAGCTGAAGTTCTAGTTGTGTTCAAGGGAAAGATGTGTCGTGATCCACAAAATATGATTGTCAAGTTTGTGAGGCCTGCGATTTACTACCCAGAAATCGACCAGGAGTTGCTCAGAGAGTACGATGCGCCTGACGAGCTGGCATATGAGTCTTCAGAATCTGATGTAGAACCTGATCCATCTTATTTTGAAGCTCCTAAACCTGTCCCTCCTGAACGTGAACCAaccgatgatgatgatgatgattttacAGATGCTTCAGATGAGGAGGGGGAGAGGGAtaaggatgatgatgatgacgcATGA
- the LOC133805342 gene encoding 26S proteasome regulatory subunit 4 homolog isoform X1: MRPRLKNDNRTTHSEELQINRTKRATESVANSTLAAFITQKLFGIGTKLVRELFRVADDDTKRYDAHSWGLEQLNQLGGFDSRGDAKLILDPASASPRGRIERRIALPRPLSDIKARRRIFRIHASRMPLAVDVNLEKFVRSEDDFSGADVKAIFTEARLIANGDLRIKTIQADFEEAKDKVMSNKKKWVPEAFIKFNGRDVNGAGLPHPASAPPRPGNILPRPASPRLVSWSGAGSPAPA; the protein is encoded by the exons ATGAGGCCGCGGCTGAAGAATGATAATCGCACAACACATTCAGAGGAGCTTCAAATTAATCGCACAAAGCGCGCGACAGAG TCAGTTGCTAATTCAACATTAGCCGCTTTCATAACTCAAAAGTTGTTCGGAATTGGTACAAAACTAGTTAGAGAGCTCTTTAGGGTTGCAGATGATGATACAAAGAG GTATGATGCTCATTCTTGGGGGCTGGAGCAGCTAAACCAGTTAGGCGGTTTTGATTCAAGAGGAGATGCTAAACTGATTCTTGATCCAGCTTCAGCTTCACCCCGGGGTCGAATAGAGAGGAGAATTGCTCTACCTCGGCCTCTCTCTGATATCAAAGCAAGAAGACGCATTTTCCGG ATTCACGCATCAAGGATGCCGTTAGCTGTGGACGTGAACTTGGAAAAATTTGTGAGGAGTGAGGATGATTTTTCCGGCGCTGATGTCAAGGCAATTTTCACTGAAGCTCGTTTGATTGCCAACGGGGATCTTCGAATTAAG ACGATCCAGGCAGACTTTGAGGAGGCTAAAGATAAGGTGATGTCCAACAAGAAAAAATGGGTACCGGAAGCCTTCATCAAATTCAATGGTAGGGATGTGAATGGAGCGGGTCTGCCCCACCCCGCTTCTGCCCCGCCGCGCCCCGGGAACATTTTGCCCCGCCCCGCCTCGCCTCGATTAGTTTCTTGGAGCGGGGCAGGTAGCCCCGCCCCGGCTTAA
- the LOC133805342 gene encoding 26S proteasome regulatory subunit 4 homolog isoform X2: protein MIIAQHIQRSFKLIAQSARQRYDAHSWGLEQLNQLGGFDSRGDAKLILDPASASPRGRIERRIALPRPLSDIKARRRIFRIHASRMPLAVDVNLEKFVRSEDDFSGADVKAIFTEARLIANGDLRIKTIQADFEEAKDKVMSNKKKWVPEAFIKFNGRDVNGAGLPHPASAPPRPGNILPRPASPRLVSWSGAGSPAPA, encoded by the exons ATGATAATCGCACAACACATTCAGAGGAGCTTCAAATTAATCGCACAAAGCGCGCGACAGAG GTATGATGCTCATTCTTGGGGGCTGGAGCAGCTAAACCAGTTAGGCGGTTTTGATTCAAGAGGAGATGCTAAACTGATTCTTGATCCAGCTTCAGCTTCACCCCGGGGTCGAATAGAGAGGAGAATTGCTCTACCTCGGCCTCTCTCTGATATCAAAGCAAGAAGACGCATTTTCCGG ATTCACGCATCAAGGATGCCGTTAGCTGTGGACGTGAACTTGGAAAAATTTGTGAGGAGTGAGGATGATTTTTCCGGCGCTGATGTCAAGGCAATTTTCACTGAAGCTCGTTTGATTGCCAACGGGGATCTTCGAATTAAG ACGATCCAGGCAGACTTTGAGGAGGCTAAAGATAAGGTGATGTCCAACAAGAAAAAATGGGTACCGGAAGCCTTCATCAAATTCAATGGTAGGGATGTGAATGGAGCGGGTCTGCCCCACCCCGCTTCTGCCCCGCCGCGCCCCGGGAACATTTTGCCCCGCCCCGCCTCGCCTCGATTAGTTTCTTGGAGCGGGGCAGGTAGCCCCGCCCCGGCTTAA
- the LOC133805343 gene encoding rop guanine nucleotide exchange factor 3-like — protein MKERFAKLLLGEDMSRSGKGVCTAITISNSIANLYATVFGQNLRLEPLNSEKRAKWKREMDCLLSVCDCIVEFIPTTSQNLRDGTALEIMTSRPRADIYINLPALRKLDTMLIEILDSFQDREFR, from the exons ATGAAAGAAAGATTTGCAAAACTTTTGCTCGGTGAAGACATGTCCAGGAGTGGGAAAGGAGTTTGTACTGCAATTACTATCTCAAATTCCATAGCCAATCTCTATG CTACTGTTTTTGGACAAAATTTGAGACTAGAGCCTCTAAATTCTGAGAAGAGAGCTAAGTGGAAGAGAGAAATGGACTGCCTTCTATCTGTATGTGATTGCATAGTAGAATTCATCCCCACCACATCACAAAATTTGAGAGATGGAACAGCCTTAGAG ATAATGACAAGTAGACCAAGAGCTGATATTTATATAAACCTGCCAGCTTTGAGAAAGCTTGACACAATGCTTATT GAAATATTGGACAGTTTCCAAGACAGAGAATTCCG ATAA